The Oceanicaulis sp. nucleotide sequence CATGAGCTGTCTGACGGCTCGACGCTGATCGATTTCTGGATTCGCTACAGCTTCAAGAACCCGATCCTGCAGGTCCTGGTGGACACCAACCGGGGCAGGGCGGTGCGCTTCCTCATCGAGTCCTTCCGCCAGGAAGCCGAGCGCCGCTACGAGACGGTGGGCGCCAGCGAGCTGGACTGGAGCGGCGAGGCGGGCGCGTTCACGGCTGCGGGGCGGTAGGCGATCGAGTCTTCGCGCGACCTCCTGATCGTCATTCCCGCGTAAGCGGGAACCCAGTCCGGCCTCGCCGCTGCCCCACGGCCCCTGGGTCCCCGCATGCGCGGGGATGACGATAAGGGACGGCCCCAGCCTAACTCCGCACCTTCACATATTCGCCCGGCGCCGGGCAGACCGGCTTGAGCTTGCCGCCGCCCGGTTCACGGGCGGGGACCATGTCGGACTCCATCGCATAGAGCCACGTTTTCCAGTGCTCCCACCAGCTGCCCGGATGCTCGGTCGCGCCTTCAAGCCAGGCTTCGCGGGTGTCGGGCAGGGCCTCATTGACCCAGTGCTGGTACTTGTTCGCGCCGGGGTGGTTGACCACGCCGGCGATATGGCCAGAGCCAGCCATCATGTACTGCACCGGACCGCCGAAGAGCTTGGCCGAGCGATAGACGCTTTCAGCCGGGGCGATGTGGTCTTCCTTGCTGGCCTGCATGAAGATCGGGATTTTCACCTTTGACAGGTCGAGCGTGTGCCCGCCGAGCTCCAGCCGGCCCTTCGACAGCTGGTTCTTCCGGTAGAAGGTGTCCAGATAATACAGGTGCAGCCGCTTGGGCATGCGGGTCTGGTCGGCGTTCCAGTACAGAAGGTCGAAGGCCTGCGGCTGGCGGCCGAGCAGGTAGTTGTTGATCACGAACGACCAGACCAGATCGTTCGAGCGCAGCATGTTGAACGTGTCCGCCATCGTCCGGCCGTCCAGCACCCCGCCCTGGGCGTCCATCAGCCGTTCGATCTCGCGGAACCATTCCTCGTCGATGAAGACCAGAAGCTCGCCGGCCTTCTCGAAATCGAGCTGGGCGGCGAAGAAGGTCGCAGACGCGATGCGGTCGTCGTCTTCCGCCGCCATCAGGGCGAGCGCGCTGCCCAGCATGGTCCCGCCGATGCAATAGCCCACCGTGTCGACCTGGCGTTCGCCGGTGGCTTCCTCGACCTTGTCCAGCGCGGTGAACAGGCCCTTGCGGATATAGTCCTCGAAGGTCGCGTCCTTGAGCTTGGGATCGGGATTGATCCAGCTGATCAGGAAGACGGTGAAGCCCTGCTCGACCAGCCAGGCGATCATCGAGGACTGCGGGCGCATGTCGAGAATGTAGAACTTGTTGATCCAGGGCGGCGCGATGAGGAGCGGGCGCTTTCTGACCTGCTCGGTCGCAGGCGCGTACTGGATCAGCTCCATCACTTCGTTGCGCCAGATCACCTGGCCGGGCGTGGCGGCGAGATCCTTGCCGACCTCGAAGCCTTCCATGTCGGTCTGGCTGAGGGCGAGCCGGCCCCGGCCGCGCTCGAGATCGTTCATCAGATGCATCAGCCCGCGGGTGAGATTCTCGCCGCGGGTCCTGAACGTCTCTTCGAGCACATCCGGGTTCGTCATCGCGAAATTGGTCGGCGCCATGGCGTCGATCATCTGACGGGTGACGAACTCCACCTTCCGCCGCGTCGCCTCGTCGAGCCCTTTCGCGCCGGCGATCAGACCGAGCAGGAAGCGCTGATTGAGCAGGTAGGACTGCTTCATCGCGTCGAACATCGGGTGTTCCGACCACGCCTTCGACCGCCAGCGCTTGTCGCCTTTTTCCGGTTCAATGGCGGGCGCGCTCTCTTCGCCGGAGAGGACTTTCTTGGTCGCGCCCGACCACAGATCGAGATAGCCGCGATAAAGGTCGGACTGGGCTTTGAGCAGCAATTCGGGATCAGAGAGAATGTTTTCCCAGGCCTGGAGTAGCTCCGGCGCGGCGTGCAGGGGATCGGCCTGCGGCGCGAGCGAGGTGTCGCCCTCCAGCGAACGGCGCATCACGTCGCTCATCAGCTTCTGCGATTTCAGCGCCGACTGCATGATCGTCCGCGAGGTCTCCTCCAGCCGGTCGAGGTCCTCCTGGCTCAGCGGGCTTAGCGCGGTCAGATCCGCCGCCGTGAACGCCTCCGGCTTCGGGGGTGTTTCGTGTTTCGGCGCAGAGGCTTCGGCCGGCCTTTCAGAGCCCGATCGGGTGGATTTACGCTCGGCCATGAGGGCGACTCCCGGCAAAGGGTGACAGCTACGACATGAACCGTATAGAAAGCGATGACCGCGTCCAACGGTCAGGAGCGCCGGTGTGATGAAAACTCTGCTTCCCGCTGTCTTTGCAGGCCTCGTGCTGGCCGGTTGCGTGCTCGCTCCCGATCCCGCGCCCGCGAGCTGGACCGATGCGCGCCTGGCCGAAACTCCGCCCGGCGCCGCACCCGCTTTCGTCGAGCGCGCCGTCGTCAGCGGCGAGGAGCGCCTGGACATCGCCGAAGCTGCGAACGCCGCAGAGACGGCCCGCCTGCGCGTCCGGACCTTCGGCGAAGCGCTTCGTGCGCCGACCCGCGACACCGCCGAATTCGTCGTGCAGGCGCGCGCCCGCGCCCTGCCGCCCCCGCAATAGACCCGTTTTTTCCTGATTACCGCCCGGCGGCGCGCCCGCCGGCTCGTCTTCAAAGGACAGACCATGACCAAGGGCCGCGCGCTCGAAGCTCTCGCCAACCAGGCCGTCGACGCGGCTGAACTCGCCGCCGTCGCCGCTGCGCGCCTTGTGGGACGAGGCGACAAGATCGCCGCCGACCAGGCTGCGGTCGACGCCATGCGGACCGGCCTGAACGCGATCTCGATGAAGGGCCGGATCGTTATCGGCGAGGGCGAGCGCGACGAAGCGCCCATGCTCTATATCGGCGAGGAAGTCGGCGCGGGCGAGGGGCCCGAAATCGACATCGCGCTCGACCCGCTGGAAGGCACGAGCCTGACCGCCAAGGGCATGAACAACGCGCTGGCGGTCCTGGCGCTCGCACCGCGCGGCGGCCTGCTGCATGCGCCTGACACCTATATGGACAAGATCGCCTGCGGGCCGGGCCTGCCCGCCGGGGTGATCGATCTCGATGCGAACCCGGCCGAGAACGTGGCCTCGGTCGCCAAGGCCAAGGGCGTGCAGCCCGCCGACGTGACGGTGTGCGTGCTCGACCGCGAGCGCCACCAGCACATCGTCGAGTCGGTCCGGTCCACCGGCGCGCGCATCATGTTCATCCCCGACGGCGACGTGGCGGGCGTGATCAACGCCGCCGATCCCGACGGCCGGGCCGATCTCTATATCGGCCGGGGCGGTGCGCCGGAGGGCGTTCTGGGCGCCGCCGCGCTGCGCTGCCTGGGCGGGCAGATGCAGGGCCGTCTGCATTTCAGGAACGACGACGAGCGCAAGCGCGCCGAGCGCGTCGGCATTTCCGATCTCGACCGCAAATACGACCTCGGGGAAATGGCGAGCGAGGACTGCCTGTTCATCGCGGCGGGCGTCACCGAAGGCGATCTGGTGCACGGCGTGCGCGAGGGCGCGGGCTGGGTGGAGACCCAGACGCTGCTCTTCTCCTCGGTGACCGGGCTTCGCCGAAAAATCACCACGCGGAGACAGCGTCGGGGCTGATGGCTGAGGGCGGGCCGCTTTTCGGCGTCACGCGTTCGCTGGGCGGCAAGGCCTGGGCGCTCAAGCCTGCCGACGACGCGGTCGCCGGTGCGATCGCCCGCGCGGCGGGGTGCTCTGACGCGCTCGCCCGCCTGCTCGCCGCGCGCGGGATCACGGTCGACACCGCGCCGGGCTTTCTGGCGCCGAAGCTGCGCGACAGCTTCCCCGATCCGTCGAGCTTTCTTGGGATGGACGCGTGCGCGTCGCTGATCTGGGACGCGATCGAGACGGGCGATCGGCTGGCCCTGTTCGCCGACTACGACGTCGACGGCGCGACCTCGGCCGCCCAGCTCTATCGCTGGCTCGACGCGCTCGGCGCACCGCCGCTCATCTACGTGCCCGACCGGATCGAAGAGGGGTACGGCCCTAACGCCGCCGCGTTCGAAAGCCTGAAGGCGCAGGGCGCAGGCCTCGTCCTGACGCTCGATTGCGGGGCGGCTTCGGTCGCGCCGCTCGCCGCGGCGCGCAGCATGGGACTGACCGTGGCGGTGGTCGACCACCATCTCATGAGCGGGGAGGCGCCAGAGGCGGCGGCCCTGGTCAATCCCAACCAGCCCGGCTGCGGCTCGGGCTGCGGCCATCTCGCCGCGGCTGGCGTGACCTTCGTCCTGCTCGCCGCGCTCAACCGTGAAGGCCGCAGGCGCGGGGCGTTCAAGGCCCGGCCCGAGCCTGACCTGATGGCGCTCGCCGATCTCGCCGCGCTCGGCACGATCTGCGACGTGGTCCCGCTCACCGGGATCAACCGCGCGATCGTGTCGACCGGGCTGAAGGTGATGAGCAGCTGGGCCAATCCGGGCCTCGCCGCGCTTGCCGAGGTGGCCGGGGTGACCGGCGCGGCGACGCCCTATCACGCCGGGTTTCTGCTCGGTCCGCGCATCAACGCCGGCGGCCGGGTGGGGCGGGCCGATCTCGGCGCGCGGCTGCTGACGACCGCTGACCGGGCTGAAGCCCGCCGAATCGCGGAAGAACTCGACCAGCTGAACGCCGAGCGGCGCGAGATCGAGGCGGCGGTGCTGGACGGCGCGACCGCGCAGATCGAAGCGGCCGGGGTGGCCGAGGACACGCCGATCCTGATCGCAGCGGGCGAACATTGGCATCCC carries:
- the phaC gene encoding class I poly(R)-hydroxyalkanoic acid synthase, yielding MAERKSTRSGSERPAEASAPKHETPPKPEAFTAADLTALSPLSQEDLDRLEETSRTIMQSALKSQKLMSDVMRRSLEGDTSLAPQADPLHAAPELLQAWENILSDPELLLKAQSDLYRGYLDLWSGATKKVLSGEESAPAIEPEKGDKRWRSKAWSEHPMFDAMKQSYLLNQRFLLGLIAGAKGLDEATRRKVEFVTRQMIDAMAPTNFAMTNPDVLEETFRTRGENLTRGLMHLMNDLERGRGRLALSQTDMEGFEVGKDLAATPGQVIWRNEVMELIQYAPATEQVRKRPLLIAPPWINKFYILDMRPQSSMIAWLVEQGFTVFLISWINPDPKLKDATFEDYIRKGLFTALDKVEEATGERQVDTVGYCIGGTMLGSALALMAAEDDDRIASATFFAAQLDFEKAGELLVFIDEEWFREIERLMDAQGGVLDGRTMADTFNMLRSNDLVWSFVINNYLLGRQPQAFDLLYWNADQTRMPKRLHLYYLDTFYRKNQLSKGRLELGGHTLDLSKVKIPIFMQASKEDHIAPAESVYRSAKLFGGPVQYMMAGSGHIAGVVNHPGANKYQHWVNEALPDTREAWLEGATEHPGSWWEHWKTWLYAMESDMVPAREPGGGKLKPVCPAPGEYVKVRS
- the glpX gene encoding class II fructose-bisphosphatase — its product is MTKGRALEALANQAVDAAELAAVAAARLVGRGDKIAADQAAVDAMRTGLNAISMKGRIVIGEGERDEAPMLYIGEEVGAGEGPEIDIALDPLEGTSLTAKGMNNALAVLALAPRGGLLHAPDTYMDKIACGPGLPAGVIDLDANPAENVASVAKAKGVQPADVTVCVLDRERHQHIVESVRSTGARIMFIPDGDVAGVINAADPDGRADLYIGRGGAPEGVLGAAALRCLGGQMQGRLHFRNDDERKRAERVGISDLDRKYDLGEMASEDCLFIAAGVTEGDLVHGVREGAGWVETQTLLFSSVTGLRRKITTRRQRRG
- the recJ gene encoding single-stranded-DNA-specific exonuclease RecJ; this encodes MAEGGPLFGVTRSLGGKAWALKPADDAVAGAIARAAGCSDALARLLAARGITVDTAPGFLAPKLRDSFPDPSSFLGMDACASLIWDAIETGDRLALFADYDVDGATSAAQLYRWLDALGAPPLIYVPDRIEEGYGPNAAAFESLKAQGAGLVLTLDCGAASVAPLAAARSMGLTVAVVDHHLMSGEAPEAAALVNPNQPGCGSGCGHLAAAGVTFVLLAALNREGRRRGAFKARPEPDLMALADLAALGTICDVVPLTGINRAIVSTGLKVMSSWANPGLAALAEVAGVTGAATPYHAGFLLGPRINAGGRVGRADLGARLLTTADRAEARRIAEELDQLNAERREIEAAVLDGATAQIEAAGVAEDTPILIAAGEHWHPGVIGIAAGRIKERFNRPSIVIGIDPETGVAKGSGRSCAGVDLGTAVAEAREAGLLIAGGGHAMACGLTVAADRIDELRDWLTNRLAAAWTAAEEARTFSLDAVVHPAAVDFEFCDALSAAAPFGAGNPEPRFAFSDLRRTYAQRVGADHVRFTFEARSGAKLNGIAFRCADAPMGQALLAPGEAVFHAAGKLKADDSRFGKRAELHLEDLAEAG